A single window of Maylandia zebra isolate NMK-2024a linkage group LG2, Mzebra_GT3a, whole genome shotgun sequence DNA harbors:
- the phf6 gene encoding PHD finger protein 6: MSGQRKGAAAAARLPKCAFCRTNRDKECGQLLMSDSQKVAAHHKCMLFSSALVTSHSDSENIGGFSIEDVKKEIKRGNKLMCSSCHRPGATIGCDVKTCRRTYHYYCAVKDKAQIKENPSQGIYLVYCRKHRDASQDGIQDEEGAVAEDSDSSPPQSRGRGRFEKGRAKAGSRGQSEDTRSTSSQAADEESSSHRDRSPLRTSPGDSGQRCGFCHAGEEENETRGMLHTDNSKKVAAHYKCMLFSSGTVQLTTTSRAEFGNFDVKTVIQEIKRGKRMKCTLCTQLGATIGCEIKACVKTYHYHCGLQDKAKYIENMARGIYKLYCKNHSGNEERDEEDEERENRSRERAAIHHAGTPTQVNGN, encoded by the exons ATGTCAGGACAGAGGAAAGGAGCCGCAGCAGCAGCACGGCTACCCAAATGTGCCTTCTGCAGAACCAACCGGGACAAGGAGTGTGGGCAGCTGCTGATGTCTGACAGCCAGAAGGTGGCAGCCCACCATAAGTGCATG CTTTTCTCTTCAGCCCTCGTCACATCACATTCAGACAGTGAAAACATTGGAGGATTTTCCATTGAGGATGTGAAAAAAGAGATCAAGAGGGGAAATAAACTG ATGTGTTCTTCTTGTCACCGACCGGGTGCGACCATCGGTTGCGATGTGAAGACGTGCCGGAGGACGTATCACTATTACTGTGCTGTTAAGGACAAAGCCCAGATCAAAGAGAATCCCTCGCAAGGGATTTACCT CGTTTACTGCCGCAAACACAGGGATGCTTCCCAGGATGGCATTCAAG ATGAAGAGGGAGCTGTGGCCGAGGATTCAGACTCGTCGCCTCCACAAAGCAGGGGCAGGGGAAGGTTCGAGAAGGGGAGAGCCAAGGCGGGATCTCGCGGCCAGTCAGAAGACACACGCTCTACCTCGTCACAGGCTGCAGATGAGGAGAGCTCCTCTCAC cgGGACAGGTCACCTCTCCGGACCAGCCCTGGAGACAGCGGCCAGCGCTGCGGCTTTTGCCATGCTGGTGAGGAAGAGAATGAAACAAGAGGCATGCTTCATACGGATAACTCCAAAAAAGTGGCCGCACACTACAAGTGCATG cttttttcatcGGGGACGGTACAGCTGACCACCACGTCACGGGCCGAATTTGGAAACTTTGATGTGAAAACTGTCATCCAGGAAATCAAAAGAGGCAAAAGAATG AAATGCACGCTGTGTACTCAGTTGGGTGCTACCATTGGGTGTGAAATCAAAGCATGTGTGAAGACCTACCACTACCACTGCGGCCTGCAGGACAAAGCCAAGTATATTGAAAACATGGCGCGTGGCATTTACAA gctATACTGTAAGAACCACAGTGGCAATGAGGAGAGAGATGAAGAGGATGAGGAACGAGAGAATCGCAGTAGAGAGAGGGCAGCAATCCACCACGCAGGAACACCAACACAAGTGAATGGCAACTAA